In Equus quagga isolate Etosha38 chromosome 14, UCLA_HA_Equagga_1.0, whole genome shotgun sequence, one DNA window encodes the following:
- the LOC124225396 gene encoding olfactory receptor 52A5-like yields MALTNDTFFKPSLFTLVGVPGLESVQHWIGIPFFISFILAVIGNGLLITIIHTERSLHEPMYIFLAVLAATDLGLTLCITPKMLVIFWLHSREIQFDCCLIQMYFTHTFQCMESGILLTMAFDRYVAICEPLRHSAIFTKKVLISIITVVTIRASLIIIMCPLLIKLRLKHFRTTVISHSYCEHMAVVKLAAENVRINKAYGLFVAFSVLGFDVIFIFLSYAFIFQAVFKLSQKEAQLKAFNTCTAHIFVFLQFYILTCFTSFIHRFGFNVAPYVHILLSNLYLLVPPLLNPIVYGVKTKQIRETVIKMFTPKN; encoded by the coding sequence ATGGCACTTACCAATGACACCTTCTTCAAGCCATCTCTCTTCACACTGGTTGGAGTTCCAGGCCTTGAATCAGTGCAGCACTGGATCGGGATCCCGTTCTTCATCTCTTTCATCCTGGCCGTGATTGGAAATGGCCtcctcatcaccatcatccacACTGAGCGTAGTCTTCATGAGCCCATGTATATCTTTTTAGCTGTGTTGGCAGCTACTGACCTAGGCCTGACTCTGTGCATTACCCCTAAAATGCTGGTGATCTTTTGGCTGCACTCAAGGGAGATTCAGTTTGACTGCTGTCTAATCCAGATGTATTTCACCCACACTTTCCAGTGCATGGAGTCCGGCATACTCCTTACCATGGCCTTTGACCGTTATGTGGCTATCTGTGAGCCCCTGAGACATTCTGCTATCTTCACGAAGAAGGTGCTCATTAGCATCATCACAGTTGTGACCATTCGGGCATCTCTTATCATCATCATGTGTCCACTTCTAATTAAGTTGCGCCTGAAGCATTTCCGGACCACAGTCATCTCTCATTCCTACTGTGAGCACATGGCTGTGGTAAAGCTGGCTGCAGAAAATGTCAGAATCAATAAAGCTTATGGACTGTTTGTGGCTTTCTCAGTCCTTGGATTTGACGTGATCTTTATCTTCTTGTCCTATGCCTTTATCTTCCAGGCTGTCTTTAAATTGTCACAAAAGGAGGCACAACTCAAGGCATTCAACACGTGCACAGCCCACATCTTTGTCTTTCTCCAATTCTATATTCTCACATGTTTTACATCCTTCATACATAGATTTGGCTTCAATGTTGCTCCTTATGTGCACATTCTTCTATCCAACCTTTATCTGCTTGTTCCTCCCCTGCTTAACCCTATTGTCTATGGAGTAAAGACTAAACAGATCCGAGAGACAGTTATCAAAATGTTCActcctaagaattaa